The proteins below are encoded in one region of Knoellia sp. S7-12:
- a CDS encoding MarR family transcriptional regulator, which yields MSSPPHERATSPEDAVPWLDDDERDAWMALAGLMVRLPAALDRQLQTESNLSHFEYQVLAGLSDAPDRTLRMSALATLTEGQLPRLSQVAARLEKRGWLTRQPDPADGRYTLATLTDEGMAYLVAAAPGHVRTVRRLVFDSLTTTQVRQLRDIGRSLGRAIADDDA from the coding sequence ATGTCCAGCCCGCCACACGAACGCGCCACGTCCCCTGAGGACGCTGTGCCCTGGCTCGATGACGATGAGCGGGATGCCTGGATGGCCCTCGCCGGCCTCATGGTCCGCCTCCCCGCGGCGCTCGACCGCCAGCTCCAGACAGAATCGAACCTGAGTCACTTCGAGTACCAGGTGCTTGCCGGCCTTTCCGACGCGCCCGACCGGACCCTGCGGATGAGCGCCCTGGCCACGCTGACGGAGGGCCAGCTTCCCCGCCTCTCCCAGGTGGCTGCCCGGCTCGAGAAGCGCGGTTGGCTCACTCGTCAGCCCGACCCGGCCGACGGCCGCTACACCCTCGCGACCCTCACCGATGAGGGCATGGCCTACCTCGTCGCCGCCGCCCCCGGTCACGTCCGCACGGTGCGACGTCTCGTTTTCGACTCCCTCACCACGACCCAGGTGCGTCAGCTGCGCGACATCGGCCGCAGTCTGGGCCGGGCCATCGCCGACGACGACGCCTGA
- a CDS encoding ATP-binding cassette domain-containing protein: MIRVSGLTKVYAGVRAVDDLTFDVQSGKVTGFLGPNGAGKSTTMRMILGLDRPTAGATSVGGRRYTDFPAPLREVGALLDAGAMHPGRTGRGHLRIGARSNGIPLARVEEVIEQVGLENAAGRRVKGYSLGMRQRLGIAAALLGDPPVLLFDEPVNGLDLDGVRWIRSLFRGFADEGRTVLVSSHLMSEMQLIADRVVVIGRGRLIADTDIAGMLRGLGGQRVRVRTPRVDALVGALGPDAVVTHPGPEEVEVSGLLASEVGDLAHAHGIPLHHLAEVERSLEDAYLSLTEGSVEHRGQVPDTVVDGAGR; encoded by the coding sequence ATGATCAGGGTCAGCGGGCTGACAAAGGTGTATGCCGGTGTGCGGGCGGTCGACGACCTCACCTTCGACGTGCAGTCGGGGAAGGTGACCGGCTTCCTCGGGCCGAACGGTGCGGGGAAGTCGACGACGATGCGGATGATCCTGGGGCTGGACCGACCGACGGCCGGGGCGACGTCCGTGGGTGGGCGGCGCTACACCGACTTCCCTGCACCGTTGCGAGAGGTGGGGGCGCTTCTTGACGCCGGAGCGATGCACCCTGGACGAACGGGCCGTGGCCATCTGCGGATCGGCGCTCGCAGCAACGGAATTCCGCTCGCCCGGGTTGAAGAGGTCATCGAGCAGGTGGGGCTCGAGAACGCGGCCGGTCGTCGGGTCAAGGGCTACTCGTTGGGCATGCGACAACGGCTGGGCATCGCCGCAGCGCTGCTGGGCGACCCGCCGGTGCTGCTTTTCGACGAGCCGGTCAACGGGCTCGACCTCGATGGCGTCCGGTGGATCCGGTCCCTGTTCAGGGGGTTTGCCGACGAGGGGCGCACGGTCCTCGTGTCGAGCCACCTCATGAGCGAGATGCAGCTCATCGCCGATCGGGTCGTCGTCATCGGTCGTGGGCGCCTCATCGCCGACACGGACATCGCGGGCATGCTCCGTGGGTTGGGCGGTCAACGGGTGCGGGTGCGCACGCCACGGGTGGACGCGCTGGTGGGGGCACTGGGGCCGGATGCCGTCGTGACCCACCCGGGCCCTGAGGAGGTGGAGGTGAGCGGACTGCTCGCGAGCGAGGTCGGAGACCTCGCGCACGCACACGGCATACCCCTGCATCACCTCGCAGAGGTGGAACGGTCCCTTGAGGACGCCTATCTCTCGTTGACCGAGGGCAGCGTCGAGCACCGCGGACAGGTGCCCGACACCGTTGTGGACGGGGCAGGGCGATGA
- a CDS encoding esterase-like activity of phytase family protein: MTSRRSVLPAVALAGAALLAPTIAAATPTGPGRPVPSPTTAKVLGFSVLPTQTYVPGSEPSGHWTTGNAAVPSPYPGQPVQGFSGTHRNADGSYLVLSDNGFGAKTNSQDALLALHRIRPNTKTGATAYETTLFTFSDPKRLIPWQTWRDGGCAAAASLPAGYSCSTPDRKLTGWDFDPESLQVGTDGTYWVGEEFGPYLLHFDAKGQLLEAPIATPGVKSPSNPTLGSATPNLANSKGFEGLAISPDGRTLYPMLEGATAEDKAANLASDLRIYEAPIAKDGTADFTGDFRRYRMEDPANALGDFIAINKHQFLVIERDNGQGPTAVFKRIYLVDTRGVAAGGYVKKTLLVDLMNVPNPSGAGGFGDPFTFPFFTIEDVEIVDNRTIAVMNDNNFPAAGGRSTTEPDRNEFVLIRLGSALQVDHRLL; encoded by the coding sequence ATGACTTCCCGCCGATCCGTCCTGCCCGCGGTTGCGCTCGCAGGCGCTGCCCTCCTGGCCCCCACCATCGCCGCCGCCACACCTACAGGACCCGGCCGTCCCGTTCCGTCGCCCACGACTGCCAAGGTCCTCGGATTCTCGGTCCTGCCCACGCAGACCTACGTGCCCGGCAGTGAGCCTTCGGGGCACTGGACGACCGGCAACGCCGCTGTGCCTTCGCCCTACCCGGGCCAGCCGGTGCAGGGTTTCTCCGGCACGCACCGCAATGCCGACGGGTCCTACCTCGTGCTCAGCGACAACGGCTTCGGCGCCAAGACCAACAGCCAGGATGCGCTCCTCGCCCTCCATCGGATCCGGCCCAACACGAAGACGGGTGCCACGGCATACGAGACAACGCTTTTCACGTTCTCGGACCCGAAGCGGCTCATCCCGTGGCAGACGTGGCGTGACGGTGGCTGCGCGGCCGCGGCGTCGCTCCCGGCGGGCTACTCGTGTTCCACTCCCGACCGCAAGCTCACGGGTTGGGACTTCGATCCCGAGTCGCTGCAGGTCGGCACGGACGGCACCTACTGGGTGGGTGAGGAGTTCGGGCCCTACCTGCTGCACTTCGACGCCAAGGGCCAGCTGTTGGAGGCTCCCATCGCGACTCCCGGGGTGAAGTCGCCGTCGAACCCCACGCTCGGCTCGGCGACGCCGAACCTCGCCAATTCCAAGGGTTTCGAGGGCTTGGCGATCTCGCCCGACGGCCGCACGCTCTATCCGATGCTCGAGGGAGCGACCGCCGAGGACAAGGCCGCCAATCTCGCGAGCGACCTGCGCATCTATGAGGCGCCGATCGCCAAGGACGGCACGGCCGACTTCACCGGCGACTTCCGGCGCTACCGCATGGAGGACCCCGCCAACGCGCTCGGTGACTTCATTGCGATCAACAAGCACCAGTTCCTCGTCATTGAGCGTGACAACGGTCAAGGCCCGACCGCGGTGTTCAAGCGCATCTATCTCGTCGACACCCGCGGTGTGGCGGCCGGCGGCTACGTCAAGAAGACCCTGCTCGTCGACCTCATGAACGTCCCCAACCCCTCTGGGGCAGGCGGATTTGGCGATCCGTTCACCTTCCCGTTCTTCACGATCGAGGACGTCGAGATCGTCGACAACCGCACCATCGCGGTGATGAACGACAACAACTTCCCCGCTGCTGGCGGTCGCAGCACCACCGAGCCCGACCGCAACGAGTTCGTCCTCATCCGCCTCGGCTCGGCACTCCAGGTGGACCACCGACTGCTCTGA
- a CDS encoding DUF4287 domain-containing protein, whose protein sequence is MSFQAYLDAAEKKTGHTPQELVDQAHARGFGSETKAGEILAWLADDHGLGRGHGMAVVHVIKNGAGISDKHVGTSGTHSDEADVLRLDGIANR, encoded by the coding sequence ATGTCGTTCCAGGCCTACCTCGATGCAGCCGAGAAGAAGACCGGCCACACCCCGCAGGAGCTCGTTGATCAAGCGCACGCGCGCGGGTTCGGCTCAGAGACGAAGGCCGGCGAGATCCTTGCCTGGCTCGCCGACGATCACGGACTCGGGCGTGGCCATGGCATGGCCGTCGTGCACGTGATCAAGAACGGCGCGGGCATCTCTGACAAGCATGTCGGCACGTCCGGCACCCACAGTGACGAGGCTGACGTGCTGCGACTGGACGGCATCGCCAACCGTTAG
- the folP gene encoding dihydropteroate synthase: protein MSELTFRLGSREFDARSRLVMAIVNRTPDSFYDKGATWREDAAMDRVREVVAQGADIVDIGGIKAAPGVEIGADEEKARVVDFVAAVRAEHPDLLISVDTWRASVGRAVLEVGADILNDAWGGADPELVVVAAEFDAAVVCTHTGGVTPRTRPHRIEYDDVVESVGQSLVAQADRAVSVGVARERIIIDPAHDFGKNSWHSLEVTRRLGDLVALDWPLLVSLSNKDFVGEALDLPVGERLTGTLAATAISAWHGAHIYRVHEVVETRQVLDMVSVISGDLPPARTARGLA, encoded by the coding sequence ATGAGTGAGCTCACCTTCCGTCTCGGGTCGCGTGAGTTCGACGCGCGCTCGCGGCTCGTCATGGCCATCGTCAACCGCACCCCCGACTCGTTCTATGACAAAGGCGCGACGTGGCGTGAGGACGCGGCGATGGATCGGGTGCGCGAGGTCGTGGCTCAGGGTGCAGACATCGTCGACATCGGCGGGATCAAGGCCGCGCCCGGCGTCGAGATCGGTGCTGACGAGGAGAAGGCGCGCGTTGTCGACTTCGTTGCAGCGGTGCGCGCCGAGCACCCCGACCTGCTCATCAGCGTCGACACGTGGCGGGCCTCGGTGGGGCGGGCCGTGCTCGAGGTGGGCGCCGACATCCTCAACGACGCCTGGGGTGGCGCCGACCCGGAGCTGGTCGTCGTGGCGGCAGAGTTCGATGCTGCCGTGGTGTGCACCCACACTGGGGGCGTGACGCCGAGGACGCGGCCGCACCGGATCGAATACGACGATGTCGTCGAGTCTGTCGGGCAATCCCTTGTGGCACAGGCTGATCGGGCCGTGTCGGTGGGGGTCGCGCGGGAGCGGATCATCATCGACCCGGCGCATGACTTCGGCAAGAACTCGTGGCACTCGCTCGAGGTGACCCGTCGGCTCGGCGACCTCGTGGCCCTGGACTGGCCGCTGCTCGTGTCCCTGTCCAACAAGGACTTCGTGGGGGAGGCGCTCGATCTGCCCGTGGGGGAGCGGCTGACCGGCACCCTTGCCGCGACGGCGATCTCGGCGTGGCACGGCGCCCACATCTATCGCGTCCACGAGGTCGTCGAGACCCGGCAGGTGCTCGACATGGTGTCGGTCATCTCGGGCGACCTGCCACCCGCTCGGACCGCCAGGGGGCTCGCGTGA
- a CDS encoding glucosyl-3-phosphoglycerate synthase: MTTAVGKGTGSGERGSHALRGPAYSASDWTPEGLLRLKGDQAISVVIPAKNEEATVAAVVERILADFVRPDGGGLVDEVVVIDSDSTDATGDVARQAGASVHTAAEIRPELGSVAGKGEALWKSQFVTRGDLVVFVDADLVDWGTHFVTGLLGPLLTRDDIHLVKAIYDRPMIDASGREEEIGGRVTELVARPWLALHRPELAGIVQPLSGEWAIRRSSFESYAVPVGYGVEIAAVLDTAGRFGVDAIAQVDLGLRTHRHHRHDTLGLMAVQVLAAADRRRVPGEVDDVTAGSTVDLTQYARGAVGFEPHVTAVATGERPPAVSVGMPAHAERGTRADSR, translated from the coding sequence GTGACGACAGCGGTGGGCAAGGGGACGGGCTCGGGCGAGCGCGGGTCCCACGCTCTGCGTGGGCCGGCATACTCGGCATCTGATTGGACGCCCGAAGGCCTGCTGCGCCTCAAAGGCGATCAGGCGATCTCCGTCGTCATCCCCGCCAAGAACGAAGAGGCGACCGTCGCTGCCGTCGTCGAGCGGATCCTCGCCGACTTCGTCCGGCCTGATGGTGGTGGGCTCGTCGACGAGGTCGTCGTCATCGACTCCGACTCGACCGATGCCACAGGCGACGTGGCGCGGCAGGCAGGCGCGAGCGTCCACACGGCCGCCGAGATCCGACCCGAGCTCGGCTCCGTCGCGGGCAAGGGTGAGGCGTTGTGGAAGTCGCAGTTCGTCACGCGCGGCGACCTTGTCGTGTTCGTCGATGCAGACCTCGTCGACTGGGGCACCCACTTCGTCACCGGTCTCCTGGGCCCTCTCCTCACACGCGACGACATCCACCTCGTCAAGGCCATCTATGACCGGCCGATGATCGACGCGTCCGGGCGCGAGGAGGAGATCGGTGGCCGCGTGACCGAGCTCGTCGCGCGCCCCTGGCTCGCCCTGCACCGCCCCGAGCTGGCTGGCATCGTGCAGCCGCTGTCGGGCGAGTGGGCGATCCGGCGCTCCAGTTTTGAGTCCTATGCCGTGCCGGTCGGCTACGGCGTCGAGATCGCGGCCGTCCTCGACACGGCCGGCCGCTTCGGCGTCGATGCGATCGCGCAGGTCGACCTCGGCCTGCGCACACACCGCCACCACCGCCATGACACGCTCGGTCTCATGGCAGTCCAGGTCCTCGCAGCCGCCGACCGTCGCCGTGTGCCTGGCGAGGTCGACGACGTGACGGCTGGGTCGACGGTCGACCTCACGCAGTACGCCCGTGGTGCCGTCGGCTTCGAGCCGCACGTCACCGCGGTGGCCACGGGTGAGCGGCCTCCGGCCGTTTCAGTGGGTATGCCGGCCCACGCAGAGCGTGGGACCCGCGCGGACTCCCGATGA
- a CDS encoding enoyl-CoA hydratase-related protein gives MTTGDVKVAVDGSIGRITFAVPERLNSLDPPMLEALTAGVSRLDADPSVRVIVLAGEGRAFCAGANIATHETIGDIDGTLFGLGSAVRAILEARTPVLSLVPGVAAGAGLSIALAADYVLVADDAKLLLAFGALGLMPDGGATSLVVASIGRARALRLALTGEKISGATAAEWGLVSESVAAEGFCARADELIAHLASLAPEGTALTTAAITAAAIDLDATLDREERGQHALLRTDDFVEGLCAFREKRRPTFGG, from the coding sequence ATGACGACCGGCGATGTGAAGGTCGCGGTCGACGGAAGCATCGGACGCATCACGTTCGCCGTGCCGGAGCGGCTCAACTCCCTAGACCCACCCATGCTCGAAGCCCTCACGGCCGGGGTCTCCCGACTCGACGCCGACCCGTCGGTCCGGGTCATCGTGCTCGCCGGTGAGGGGCGTGCCTTCTGCGCCGGGGCAAACATCGCGACCCACGAGACCATCGGAGACATCGACGGCACGTTGTTCGGACTGGGTTCGGCCGTGCGGGCGATCCTCGAGGCCCGAACCCCCGTGCTGTCGCTCGTCCCCGGAGTCGCCGCGGGAGCGGGTCTGTCGATCGCCCTCGCCGCCGACTACGTCCTCGTCGCCGACGACGCCAAACTTCTCCTGGCCTTCGGCGCCCTCGGTCTCATGCCCGACGGCGGCGCCACCTCACTCGTCGTGGCCTCCATCGGTCGTGCGCGGGCGCTCCGCCTTGCCCTCACCGGCGAGAAGATCAGCGGCGCCACGGCAGCCGAGTGGGGTCTGGTGTCGGAATCCGTTGCAGCAGAGGGCTTCTGCGCCCGGGCCGACGAGCTGATCGCGCACCTGGCCTCCCTCGCACCCGAGGGCACGGCCCTCACCACCGCGGCCATCACGGCCGCGGCGATCGATCTCGATGCCACCCTCGACCGCGAGGAGCGTGGCCAGCACGCCCTGCTCCGCACCGACGATTTCGTCGAGGGGCTCTGTGCCTTCCGCGAGAAGCGCCGCCCGACGTTCGGCGGGTGA
- a CDS encoding DoxX family protein has translation MDATAISSTELDVATLVIRLALGPMLILHGLNKVRGGLTGTASWFESLGLRPGWLHARVAAATEIGAGAIVTLGLLNGLGAMAFVGLMTVAALTDHRGKGYFIFKGGAEYVVLVAIVAVALAVVGPGRWSLDHAFGLDLAGLGWGVIALVGGVAAAAGLLVTSYRPNATKADA, from the coding sequence ATGGATGCCACCGCGATCTCCTCGACCGAGCTCGACGTCGCCACGCTCGTCATCCGACTCGCGCTCGGTCCCATGCTGATCCTCCACGGACTCAACAAGGTCCGGGGCGGGCTCACAGGCACGGCCAGCTGGTTCGAGTCACTCGGTCTCAGACCGGGCTGGTTGCACGCCCGGGTCGCGGCGGCGACCGAGATCGGCGCGGGGGCCATCGTCACCCTGGGACTGCTCAACGGCCTCGGGGCGATGGCTTTCGTCGGACTCATGACGGTGGCGGCGCTCACCGACCACCGCGGCAAGGGCTACTTCATCTTCAAGGGTGGCGCTGAGTACGTCGTGCTCGTGGCGATCGTCGCGGTCGCGCTCGCGGTGGTCGGGCCCGGCCGCTGGTCTCTGGACCATGCCTTCGGGCTCGACCTCGCCGGACTCGGTTGGGGCGTGATCGCCCTCGTCGGTGGAGTCGCCGCGGCCGCCGGGCTGCTCGTCACCTCCTACCGACCCAACGCGACCAAGGCCGACGCATGA
- the fgd gene encoding glucose-6-phosphate dehydrogenase (coenzyme-F420) — translation MRIGYKASAEQFAPSDLAAYAVLAEELGLDSVTISDHFQPWRLEGGHAPNSIAWLSWVAARTERVLLGTSVMTPTYRYNPAVVAQTFATLGCLAPGRIMLGVGTGEALNEVAVGSVPESGWPEFKERFARLRESVKLMRALWTEESVTFEGDYYRTEDARIFDRPDVPIPVYVAAGGPLVARYAGRSGDGFICTSGKGRELYADKLLPAVAQGLGKADRPASDIDRMIEIKVSWDPDADQALENTRFWAPLSLTPEQKHSIHSPAEMEKAADELPIEQVAKRWIVASKPEDVVAAVKEYTDLGFDHLVFHGPGHDQERFLRTFTEQVVPGLRELVPADPTDGAA, via the coding sequence ATGCGCATCGGCTACAAGGCTTCGGCGGAGCAGTTCGCCCCATCCGACCTCGCGGCATACGCCGTCCTCGCCGAGGAGCTGGGACTGGACTCGGTCACGATCTCCGACCACTTCCAGCCCTGGCGGCTCGAAGGTGGGCACGCCCCGAACTCCATCGCGTGGTTGTCGTGGGTCGCGGCGCGCACCGAGCGAGTGCTGCTCGGCACGTCGGTGATGACGCCGACCTATCGCTACAACCCGGCCGTTGTCGCGCAGACGTTCGCGACGCTGGGCTGCCTTGCACCGGGTCGCATCATGCTCGGCGTGGGCACAGGTGAGGCGCTCAATGAGGTTGCTGTCGGGTCGGTCCCCGAGAGCGGCTGGCCCGAGTTCAAGGAGCGTTTCGCGCGGCTGCGTGAGTCGGTCAAGCTCATGCGCGCGCTGTGGACCGAAGAGTCCGTGACGTTCGAGGGCGACTACTACCGGACCGAGGACGCCCGGATCTTCGACCGTCCGGACGTGCCGATCCCTGTGTATGTGGCCGCGGGCGGTCCGCTCGTGGCCCGGTATGCCGGGCGGTCCGGTGACGGTTTCATCTGCACCTCCGGCAAGGGGCGCGAGCTGTATGCCGACAAGCTGCTGCCCGCCGTGGCGCAGGGACTGGGGAAGGCCGACCGGCCCGCGAGCGACATCGATCGGATGATCGAGATCAAGGTGTCGTGGGACCCGGACGCCGACCAGGCTCTCGAGAACACCCGCTTCTGGGCGCCGCTGTCGCTCACGCCCGAGCAGAAGCACTCGATCCACAGCCCTGCCGAGATGGAGAAGGCCGCCGACGAGCTGCCCATCGAGCAGGTCGCGAAGCGCTGGATCGTCGCCTCGAAGCCCGAGGACGTGGTCGCTGCCGTCAAGGAGTACACCGATCTCGGCTTCGACCACCTCGTCTTCCACGGCCCCGGCCATGACCAGGAGCGGTTCCTGCGGACCTTCACAGAGCAGGTCGTTCCCGGCCTGCGCGAGCTCGTGCCCGCCGACCCGACGGACGGTGCTGCCTGA
- a CDS encoding Glu/Leu/Phe/Val dehydrogenase dimerization domain-containing protein — MTASPIASARPNVAPTLSTLSSLSTARHEQVIHCSDPRSGLRAIIAIHNSALGPALGGTRCYPYATDDEALADVLRLSRGMSYKNAVAGIPHGGGKAVIIGDPATLKTPELLRAYGRFVESLGGRYVTACDVGTYVQDMDIVAETTRFATGRSPENGGAGDSSVLTAFGVFQGMRAAAQHVWGESTLRGRRVGIAGVGKVGRVLAGHLVEDGAQVVVTDINAAAVAALQANHTGIETLGDVAALVRADLDVYAPCALGGALDDDTVDVLKARIVCGGANNQLVTEGDGGTADRLVARGVTYCPDFLVNAGGVIQVSDELLGFDFDRAKVGATAIFEHTLEVLRTADERGETPAAAADHIAEKRMAAGSPVIWLPQR; from the coding sequence GTGACCGCGTCGCCCATCGCGTCCGCACGTCCGAACGTCGCGCCGACCCTCTCGACCCTCTCGAGTCTTTCAACCGCCCGGCACGAGCAGGTCATCCACTGCTCCGATCCGAGGTCCGGCCTGCGCGCGATCATCGCGATCCACAACAGCGCGCTCGGCCCGGCGCTGGGTGGCACCCGCTGCTACCCCTACGCCACCGACGACGAGGCCCTGGCCGACGTCCTGCGCCTCTCGCGCGGCATGTCCTACAAGAACGCCGTCGCGGGCATCCCGCACGGTGGCGGCAAGGCCGTCATCATCGGCGACCCGGCGACGCTCAAGACGCCCGAGCTGTTGCGGGCCTACGGCCGGTTCGTCGAGAGCCTCGGCGGCCGCTACGTCACCGCGTGTGATGTGGGCACCTATGTGCAGGACATGGACATCGTCGCCGAGACGACCCGCTTCGCGACCGGCCGCTCCCCCGAGAACGGTGGCGCCGGGGATTCCTCGGTCCTCACGGCCTTCGGCGTCTTCCAGGGCATGCGTGCCGCAGCCCAGCACGTGTGGGGTGAGTCCACGCTCCGCGGTCGCCGAGTCGGCATCGCGGGCGTTGGCAAGGTCGGACGCGTCCTCGCTGGTCACCTCGTCGAGGACGGCGCGCAGGTCGTCGTCACCGATATCAACGCCGCCGCCGTCGCCGCACTCCAGGCCAACCACACCGGGATCGAGACCCTCGGCGATGTCGCAGCCCTCGTGCGCGCCGACCTCGACGTCTATGCCCCCTGCGCCCTCGGTGGAGCCCTCGACGACGACACCGTCGACGTCCTCAAGGCCCGCATCGTCTGCGGAGGCGCCAACAACCAGCTCGTGACCGAAGGTGATGGCGGCACCGCCGACCGGCTCGTCGCCCGCGGCGTCACCTACTGCCCCGACTTCCTCGTCAACGCCGGCGGTGTCATCCAGGTGAGCGACGAGCTCCTCGGCTTCGACTTCGATCGGGCCAAGGTTGGCGCCACCGCGATCTTCGAGCACACCCTCGAAGTCCTCCGCACCGCCGACGAGCGTGGCGAGACGCCCGCCGCCGCTGCCGACCACATCGCCGAGAAGCGCATGGCGGCCGGTTCACCGGTGATCTGGCTCCCCCAGCGCTGA
- a CDS encoding DUF3073 domain-containing protein translates to MGRGRAKAKQTKVARELKYFSPDTDLSSLERELHGSAPTLPSTRVAEPETEEDDYDKWVNGSR, encoded by the coding sequence ATGGGGCGCGGCCGAGCAAAAGCCAAGCAGACCAAGGTGGCACGCGAGCTGAAGTACTTCAGCCCCGACACCGACCTGAGCTCGCTTGAGCGCGAACTCCACGGGAGCGCTCCGACGCTGCCTTCGACTCGGGTCGCCGAGCCGGAGACCGAAGAGGATGACTACGACAAGTGGGTCAACGGGAGTCGTTGA
- a CDS encoding cytosine permease, whose translation MTDVRTADAAKRLGVETTGIEIIDEAERTAAPRDLFWPWFAANVSVFGISYAAFVLGFGISFWQAVVVTIVGIIVSFALCGIIAIAGKRGSAPTMVLSRAAFGVKGQKVPGVVSWLVSIGWETFLAILAVLATSTIFERLGWGGGTATKVVAAFIVAAMIVAAAVAGYHVIMRMQSVLTWITGVITVLYVVMTIGDVNWSAVSAMPSGGIGATIGALVLVMTGFGLGWINIAADWSRYQRRDASGAAIAGWNTFGGALAPALLVTYGLALAGSDPKVLEGIGADPIGTLATLLPTWVLVPFLVAAILSLVSGAVLGIYSSGLTLLSLGVRIPRPMAALVDGVILTLGTFYVVFVAENFINPFQSFLITLGVPLASWAGIMIADIALRKRDYDDDALFDSSGRYGAFDWVSIGTMVAASVLGWGLVVNNFADDAAWNNWQGFLLDPLGLGTFVEDPAGSYWEGTFAYANLGVLLALILSFAVTYVARRGKVQRQESGA comes from the coding sequence ATGACTGACGTGCGTACTGCCGACGCTGCCAAGCGCCTCGGCGTCGAGACCACCGGCATCGAGATCATCGACGAGGCGGAGCGAACCGCCGCACCCCGAGATCTCTTCTGGCCGTGGTTCGCCGCCAACGTCTCGGTGTTCGGCATCTCCTACGCCGCGTTCGTCCTCGGCTTCGGCATCTCCTTCTGGCAGGCCGTCGTTGTGACCATCGTCGGCATCATCGTGTCCTTCGCCCTGTGCGGGATCATCGCGATCGCCGGCAAGCGCGGGTCCGCCCCGACGATGGTGCTGTCGCGGGCAGCCTTCGGTGTCAAGGGACAGAAGGTGCCCGGCGTCGTCTCCTGGCTGGTCTCGATCGGCTGGGAGACCTTCCTCGCGATCCTCGCCGTTCTTGCCACCTCGACCATCTTCGAGCGACTCGGCTGGGGTGGCGGGACCGCCACCAAGGTCGTGGCCGCCTTCATCGTGGCCGCCATGATCGTCGCTGCGGCCGTCGCCGGCTACCACGTCATCATGCGGATGCAGTCGGTCCTCACCTGGATCACCGGCGTCATCACCGTGCTCTATGTCGTCATGACCATCGGTGACGTCAACTGGTCGGCCGTGTCGGCGATGCCCTCCGGCGGCATCGGTGCCACGATCGGCGCGCTCGTCCTGGTCATGACGGGATTCGGGCTCGGCTGGATCAACATCGCCGCCGACTGGTCGCGCTACCAGCGGCGTGACGCGAGCGGCGCCGCGATCGCGGGTTGGAACACCTTCGGCGGAGCCCTGGCCCCGGCGCTGCTCGTGACCTATGGGTTGGCCCTCGCGGGCTCTGACCCCAAGGTCCTCGAGGGCATCGGCGCCGACCCGATCGGCACCCTGGCCACGCTGTTGCCGACATGGGTGCTCGTGCCCTTCCTCGTCGCGGCGATCCTCTCGCTCGTGTCCGGCGCCGTCCTCGGCATCTACTCGTCCGGACTCACCCTGCTCTCGCTCGGCGTGCGGATCCCGCGCCCGATGGCCGCCCTCGTCGACGGTGTCATCCTCACCCTCGGCACCTTCTATGTCGTCTTCGTCGCCGAGAACTTCATCAACCCGTTCCAGTCCTTCCTCATCACCCTCGGCGTGCCCCTGGCCTCGTGGGCGGGGATCATGATCGCCGACATCGCCCTGCGCAAGCGGGACTACGACGACGACGCCCTGTTTGACTCCTCAGGGCGCTACGGCGCGTTCGACTGGGTGTCGATCGGGACCATGGTCGCGGCGTCCGTGCTCGGCTGGGGCCTGGTCGTCAACAACTTTGCCGATGACGCCGCCTGGAACAACTGGCAGGGCTTCCTGCTCGATCCGCTCGGCCTCGGGACCTTTGTCGAGGACCCCGCCGGGTCCTACTGGGAGGGCACCTTCGCCTACGCCAACCTCGGCGTCCTCCTCGCGCTCATCCTCTCGTTCGCCGTCACCTACGTCGCCCGGCGCGGCAAGGTGCAGCGCCAGGAGAGCGGCGCATGA